From the genome of Henningerozyma blattae CBS 6284 chromosome 8, complete genome:
TACTccattaattcattaataattatcttGGTTTGTTTTGAATCgtttttatcaattaattttggtaaaatttttattttttctaatttgatATAGGTTGGTTCAATAtcatgaattaaaaatacattataatcttttaataataaattaggATATTTTGttacaataatattgacattctttaaaataacATATTGAATCTCTGGAGAATAATTTAACAGTGATAGAACGCTTGAtcttattttctttagtagagtttcattattttcttggccacttattttcaaattattaagtataattttaattgtattcattattatagtggcattattatttgaaagataaaGTGCAGTAGCTTTGATTATCATTTTGGCTTCAGGTTTATCCTTAGCATTATGTCTAGAAATGATATCTAATAATGTAACTCTTGTCCATTCATTACAATCGGGTAAAAATctcaagaattttttaagattATCTTTAATCAATTTAGCAATATCAATTTTCTTGGTTACTATTGAATTTTCAGTTGAATCAAATCTAATgatttctaataatgaaataattaagTCGGCTAAAACATTGCTATTAGTCTCATTAGAAACCATTGAGATCAAATCGTCAATGACACCAATCTTTAAGCAAATGTctttattgattttaaataatttcgCAACACAAAAGACAGCTGATTTTCTTACATATGGATCATTATCTTGTAAAGTTCTTCTTAAAGGTTCTTCAATATAATCCACAATTGTCTGTGTTTTGATCATTGACATTGTCTTAATTGCCATAGATCTGATCAAAGGATTTGGATCTCTTGAATCAGTGACAAACGTATTTACGATTAAAATACACAACTCTGGATAAATATCAGCATAATTTAGTACATATAGATACAccaatttcttttgttcaatatcattggtagcaatatttttaacaatATCAGGAAATAATTTAGACATATCTTTGCCTAATGTCATTTGTTTAATTGTAGTTTTGATGGCATCCTTTCTTGTTTGAGGATAGGAAGAGACTAGTCCATTTCGAATTTCTCCAATTTCACCTTTGGCTGAGATTGTTGGAGCAATTCTAATCTTTTCcttaaaaaatttggtaAAAGGCTGCATTATTTGTCTTCCATATGCTTCCAGATTTCAACgttgttttattttcaatttattttattttttttctttaattgtttattaaatattaataggCACAGTTAAAACAGGGGAATTGGCGTATGAATGagatgtttttttttaaattacaGATAAAAAATCCGAACTAGCAATTAGATGTCAATATATAATGATATCCAATAGCTAGTATCTAATCTGGTTATGTggatttatataaaataaaataaataaatacagTAATTGAAGCTAAGATTTGTTACACCCTCTTTTATAACTTTAATGAACATTTATTTTGTCATGTAACATTTTTCGGCATTGGACTAACGAACTTCGCATCGCAAAACTGGTAGCGCcatatttcttttgaagTTATTTAAggatttcaataatattttcatttaagagttgcaataatatatttattaaggAATCGATATTTGCAGAATAGTAAggattttattataaaagaaCATATTGATTTCTATAGagtatatatagatatttcGTAAGCTAAACAAGCAAGTAATTAAGCAAATATTATGATATTAACTTGATAAAAcaatagatatatatttatttatctacttatatatttttaatataattattaagaCAGTGGGGGTATTTACCTTAGCAACTATTTGGTAATATAGCTTCTTtatagatttatttatgtttcctataaattttcattttctattgaGACACCATCCAAAGTATGGTAATCTTGATCCGTATATTCCGTTTCTTGTAATTCATTTGTTGtttcaaaatcatcattaattaaattcttcagtaaaaattttttccaaatcttgaatttttaatggGAGGatcgttattatttatagtAGATGGTGGGAAGGTATTCTTGGGAACTTTTATATTATCAGGATCTAAAAAATGAGAAGCCACAGCAAAATAAGTGTAACAGATGTGTAAGTTATAacaattgataattctttgatcaatattatttaataaagttgATATTATTTCCTCACCATAAGCTCTTTTACAAAGTGTGGAACCTACGTGGAAACTAATATGAAACATTAAACAATTATACCAATCATTCAAAGAGCTTTTTAATTCATGATATTTAGATCCTAATTTCATAGCTTCTTCAtctaagaaaaatttaatctCAAAATTGGATGatctattatatttttgtttcaatTTAGTAATGGCTTTGTTAGTCAagagataataaaaagttGACCAACCTACATAATTCAGTactaaatcatttttagtGAAAGTAGCATTATTTCCATcagaataatatttaaagaaaaatgtaAACTGAggtaaaataattaaagaatagacatataatttataactTTCTTTCCCAAAAAtcataaaatatttaaccGACGATTTAgagatattgaaattatacactttagttttttcatttaagaCAAATCTTTTAGATTCcataaataatgaagaaatcaAAAGTGTCATAAAacttatttttgaaatatatttttgatttgatgTAAGAAGTTCCAATCCAAAAGGATCTGGACGAAATTTTTGGACCAATTTCTCAAACATAGTGAGATGACTCCACACAATAATCTgtgataaatatatttggatgtcaaatattttatattgaaaacAGGAAATTATATCTAAAATGGTACTTTCAGGTAAAAAAGGTTCCgacattttatattttataataatcttgaattgaatttagGTATATCGTCTATATAatatgaattagaaaaaaatttaaagtcAAACACTTTGCCAtagtttgaaaattatttgttttatataCCTAGAATATTTTGTCATCTcttttttacttttctGAATGCAAATCCTTTTGAAATTGTgacattaataaaaataaaataaatttatgacGCGTTTTTGGCCAAATAGGAGTAATTTCCTAGCAAAGCAATTATTACGAGATGTATTCGagttgtattttattttttttttcaatgaattttagcttatttaattagaaattatttcaaaaataattgagATGACAtggttttttttaagttgattaattttaggataaatttaattgagtTTAAAAGAGACATATTGAAAAAGCAATCTTGAAAtgtatttataatttacaCACAacattgaaattattaaaaattacaaataaaagagaaaaaacatgcaaatataataaactgaaataaaataaacaatcGAATATAGAAAAAGAGAAGCCAGTTAGTGTTAAGAATTACTATGATTAAATGTAAAACTATCTTATCACGTGGCTGTgcaaaaaattgtaaatgtCACGTAGTGTGAGCTACTTTAGTCACGTGTATAAATCAGGATCACATGATAACGGAATGAACATGTAGATTAACAAGTAAGtgaatcatgaacataaattccatttaagaatctaaagctaaaagaataaactagaggGTTAAAGTAGAACAAAAAGAacgaaatacaaaagatggaagtgtatagtgaacaaatcggaacgtaataataataatatttaacttacaaAGGCTCAGGTATATAGTTGgatagtttaataaacagttggtattaaactagcagccaaaaaagatatactacTGGGAGTAGCAAagcttaaaattgttacagtaaaaaagaaaggtCCTACCCGGATTCGAACCGGGGTTGTCCGGATCAAAACCGAAAGTGATAACCACTACACTATAGGACCCGtaattcttgaaaatttaGTTTTAATGTTTCATTAAAACGACATAGGTAGAGAATTTGTGAGAATTGATCCTGTTTAAtagaatcaaatatttgtcAACACTTAATTGTTTTCTTAAAAACAATTTAGATGATAAAACTGTAACGTAAATGGTGACCATATATAATTCGAATGAATCAAGCatacttttaaataatataaaccATAGTTCAATCTCGTTTAGAGTTTAGTGATAATTCATTTAGATTTaagcatatatatatatatatatatatatatatatatattatctgactatcaaaataaaaataaaataacgTGTTAACATGTTACAATATGGCAAGCATTCTGAGTTGTATCATAACTCCGTGTTGAACTGTACGTAAAAGCGATGATATAATTagttgatttaattttccaACAAACTTAATTTTCCAGCAAACTTAATttactgggattcaagagagttagacattgttatacagtgtttaagatgtaaagatgattactttatttagacatatatagtaaataatataattaaaatgaatatatttcttaaatagtgtttttcgatataaaaagaaaaacacattttaaacaataagtcacgtgataaaagtattttaccacttaatagaaaatgatataatcatattccagcaaaTAAAGCACTTACTATAAGtttaaataacaataaaaattagaaaatatagtATAATTCAGTAATATGtccaataatattaatagtttAAAAAGACCCAGATCAAAGGCAGAGGaggatatatttattaaagataaatcgAATAATTCTCAACCTTTAATAACCAATGTTAGTATTggaagtaaaaaaaaaattagaaagtTAAATACTAATGAATTCTACGAAGATTTAACTTTTAATAGGTGCTTtgagaaaataaagaaatacTTGGCAGGTAATGACCATATCATTAAAGGAAGTGTGATATTTATaccaattgaatttaataggaagaaaatttatgatattaaatttaacaatAAGGAGTTCGATGACGAAGAAACGGATGATGAATTGGATaccaataatttcaaaaatatacgAAATTGtattaatcaattatatAGATTCATTCCGAAGGATAAATTAACATTACATTTcccaataaataataaatttggtccaatttatttacaattgaaaaattttaattattcaGAATGTTGTATGGTTATTACAATCATATTATcgtttaaaaataaaaaatggGTAGCTCCAAATAGAATATCAGATTTATcgattattaattcttaTGATGAAAAGactaattatttaaacttaAATTCCATTTTAATGGAGAACATTTCATTAGCAGGTTCGATTTATTTgccaaaaaatataatattagaagatATGACAAATGTTAAGgataaagatattgaaaaagattggataaaatttattaaaccatgcaaatttgaaaatttaatgagctttaaagaattttatgtaaaattttccattaataaaaattatttttatttcatgataaatttagtaaattttttcaaaagaataaaatttggtcatataaaaaaatatatcaatcaaacttttaaaaatgaaatttattcttatgcaggaatattaaaattaaacgTTTATGAAGTTCCCTATATAGGCCAAGATTTATTTGACATGAATAgattgataaaaattaataaaccattaattgaaaattccAAAAACAATCTGGTTACTTATATCAACGATCTGATCGAATATgatacaaatataatatctGAAGAAAACCCCATTAATCAAATTGCTACCAAACCTAGTAAATCTGGTAAAGTATTAAATCAACATGTTAAATCAATAcccaattcaaataatcaaagACAATCTGCAACTCGTAATACAAATACCACCATAAATACTACCCAGTCAAGACAATTAGatagaaatataaatcaaCAACAACCGCAACGATATAATAGTGgtacaaatacaaatcaAAGAAATTATCCTGTAGGACAGCGGTATGGTACTTCTAACAATGTCAACAACCAGCTTCAGCCTAATAGGCCAGCATCCCATTTTATGACACAAGACCAAATCAAAGAGCATTGTCAATCCACTGTAAAAGCATCAATGCATTcaatcaaatcaaaatcGTTGTACCAGATCATTAAGGCCTATGTCAAATGTCCAAGGCATAAATATGCAGATATTATAtaccaaaatttaaatgatctTCGTGGTAAATCAAATTGTAATATAGTTATTTTACATTTAAACAATTTGCATGAATCCATTAATTGGTTTCAAACATTAGACGTTTCAAAATATACACAACATATCCAACAACCTCATCAGAGTACTGTAAGAGTAATTAGTATCGGTGGAACAGCAAAGGATATTCTAACTGCACTAGacttaattgataatatactaagtaaataaattatatatgtaacgtaataaaatcatattatttatgCATAATGTACATATATttagcattttttttacagtttatttctatattcttttttcatatCATTATTCATGTCAGACCATATAtagtgatattattattcagtACATCTAGCTAATGacttcttttatttacccataaaatatttgtcGTCAAATTTGAGACAcgtaaattatttttagtgCTTCGAAATTTTCATCTCATCGGAATGTTGAAAACAGTTTGGtaaattgtaaataaagAAGTTTCATCAAAAAGAGGAAAGATCCAATTAAAGATTTCTTGATGGAAAAGTGGAAGCCAAGAAGGAAAGACACTAGATTTAAATAACACACAGAACAGTTTGCTAacttcattaaataattgttaGCTGTTGgcatttaattatatattcataaAAAACGAGCCAAGTCTACGAAAACTATGTTTGGTTCGAACGAATCTGGGAAACCTAAGAGGAGatctttcttcttctttggaaataattctaattcagaGCCTGCATCAACGGCAGGAAGTACTACGAAAGGAACAGGCACAACTTCGAAAACACAATCTAAACCCATTACCAAGACTTCGGCTAATAAAGCAACAACTTCTATCACCAAGCATACCCTGGGAACAAAGCATTCAGAGTCGTTATCATCTAAGATCGCTCCCTCAAAGCATATATCCAAGACAAAAAATTCGTTAGGAACAAAAAACTTACCAGGtacaaaaaattcatcTGGGACAAGAAACTCATCAGGAACAAGCAATTCATCGATTAAAAACACAACAGCTTCTCATTCTACATCATCGCTACCGAGGACTACAGTAATAAATAATGCATCAGCTAATGGTAGTTTAAGTAGCACTGATCATCACAGccataatttaaatgagTCAATTAGGCACAAGCAGCATAGTATTAGTACATCTGCTATCAACAGCACAGCATCATCACATTTAACGGATAAGAAATTCCTTCTTAGTAACCAAACTACACGATCGAGTACTGCAGATAGCAGATTGAATATTTCTGCAATTAGTTCAAATCATTCATCTTACAATACTATAAGTCAAACACCATCAATTCCAGAACAAGAGTCTAATATGAATGTTAGTCACAATAAATCCATTCCAAGCTTAGGAGAACAACATAGACAAATGACGCCACAAGATAATCCTTTTTTAatgagaaataaaaataggaATACACCAGTTCATGATGAAATCAGTACTCCATCACATTCAAATAGTAGTTATActaatttaaacaaaaacacTAACAGGCATATACTAGATTTAACACCTAATATATCTAAGATTAGTACTGTTAGTAGTACTATATCAGAGcaagatgaaaatattaaccCAGCGTTAAGtctaattaataattcagttTCTAACCCTAATTCTACTTCTAAATATCACTCCACATCCACAATTAATTCAGCTTCCAATGAAAATAGACGGGTTAACTCGCGTACAAGAAGGCCACCTCCACCTCCAgttaatataaatattgtaaataatGCAATTAATAGAAGTCTGGAGAATGTTTCATCCGTCAATGAAAGTGCAAACACTAAtacattaataaatataaattccACCTCCTCTAACAATAGcataattaaaattggtTCTAATCTAAATTCAGTTAATAATTCTcatgataatatttcaaacaGCCCAGAAATAAACAATGTATTTGCTTCCCTACCTGTCATATCATCAAATACGCATGAAAGAAAACGATCAGCTACAGAAAAGTTAGTTGAGGATATcgataattttatttcagaAACTTCCTCACCAAGGAAGTCT
Proteins encoded in this window:
- the TBLA0H00410 gene encoding uncharacterized protein (similar to Saccharomyces cerevisiae APL2 (YKL135C); ancestral locus Anc_2.430), whose amino-acid sequence is MQPFTKFFKEKIRIAPTISAKGEIGEIRNGLVSSYPQTRKDAIKTTIKQMTLGKDMSKLFPDIVKNIATNDIEQKKLVYLYVLNYADIYPELCILIVNTFVTDSRDPNPLIRSMAIKTMSMIKTQTIVDYIEEPLRRTLQDNDPYVRKSAVFCVAKLFKINKDICLKIGVIDDLISMVSNETNSNVLADLIISLLEIIRFDSTENSIVTKKIDIAKLIKDNLKKFLRFLPDCNEWTRVTLLDIISRHNAKDKPEAKMIIKATALYLSNNNATIIMNTIKIILNNLKISGQENNETLLKKIRSSVLSLLNYSPEIQYVILKNVNIIVTKYPNLLLKDYNVFLIHDIEPTYIKLEKIKILPKLIDKNDSKQTKIIINELMEYCRDFELDIALNSIKSLIEVVIKSGNTKYQKNIENYLISMLMPQDIYRDECLIGICNLIRYFRAATDSFELSEDLINFIIQDLDEPEIQLIDPLAKSNYLWLLSEYYHTFQNTTIENGFNIEEKLKGFLNNFNEEEDVTQFNLLITSIKLYFQLANKSLIHNVVNKCLTDSISVDLKDISIIYDRILKHSENLNDFRLINELVSNTKLPQINTSINQLNEELVNILIKELGSITSIYYLNPNKIREAKQNTNLEDIKHLKSENMDDGDDLLIDLDDNDNSHSNDSISNTNNNTNININNNANKANFNNDIDLLAL
- the TBLA0H00420 gene encoding uncharacterized protein → MSEPFLPESTILDIISCFQYKIFDIQIYLSQIIVWSHLTMFEKLVQKFRPDPFGLELLTSNQKYISKISFMTLLISSLFMESKRFVLNEKTKVYNFNISKSSVKYFMIFGKESYKLYVYSLIILPQFTFFFKYYSDGNNATFTKNDLVLNYVGWSTFYYLLTNKAITKLKQKYNRSSNFEIKFFLDEEAMKLGSKYHELKSSLNDWYNCLMFHISFHVGSTLCKRAYGEEIISTLLNNIDQRIINCYNLHICYTYFAVASHFLDPDNIKVPKNTFPPSTINNNDPPIKNSRFGKNFY
- the SNU56 gene encoding Snu56p (similar to Saccharomyces cerevisiae SNU56 (YDR240C); ancestral locus Anc_8.464), which encodes MSNNINSLKRPRSKAEEDIFIKDKSNNSQPLITNVSIGSKKKIRKLNTNEFYEDLTFNRCFEKIKKYLAGNDHIIKGSVIFIPIEFNRKKIYDIKFNNKEFDDEETDDELDTNNFKNIRNCINQLYRFIPKDKLTLHFPINNKFGPIYLQLKNFNYSECCMVITIILSFKNKKWVAPNRISDLSIINSYDEKTNYLNLNSILMENISLAGSIYLPKNIILEDMTNVKDKDIEKDWIKFIKPCKFENLMSFKEFYVKFSINKNYFYFMINLVNFFKRIKFGHIKKYINQTFKNEIYSYAGILKLNVYEVPYIGQDLFDMNRLIKINKPLIENSKNNLVTYINDLIEYDTNIISEENPINQIATKPSKSGKVLNQHVKSIPNSNNQRQSATRNTNTTINTTQSRQLDRNINQQQPQRYNSGTNTNQRNYPVGQRYGTSNNVNNQLQPNRPASHFMTQDQIKEHCQSTVKASMHSIKSKSLYQIIKAYVKCPRHKYADIIYQNLNDLRGKSNCNIVILHLNNLHESINWFQTLDVSKYTQHIQQPHQSTVRVISIGGTAKDILTALDLIDNILSK